The window AGGCTTGCAGTCAAACATATATAGCTACCCTACCCTAGGTCGATCATTGATGGACTTTTAGTTAGAGTTAGGACCTGTTTGTttagagaaaaatattttacacgaaaatatttttccaattttccagTATTTGTTTGGCCACGAAAATAAGTCAAAGGAACATAAGTGGTAAGTCAATGGAAAAGGAatgaagaaataaagaaaaatgttttaccatttttaaaaggtaaacattTTCCACAAAACATACGCGTTTAGAGAAAAATggggaaaacgttaaaaaatataaaaatatgaataacgtgaaaacgttacaaaaaacgagaatatgaaaaaaaaacccgcaaaaaacatgaaaaggtgaacaaacgcgaaaaacacaaaaacgcaaaaaaaacaCTTGAAAAAGCATAAAACATGAACAACGTGAAAAAGTGATAAcacgaaatatacaaaaacacgaaaacgcgaaaaatgctaaaacacaaaaacgtgacaataagtgaaaaacacgataaacatgaaaagacgaaaaaatgcaaacaaaacagaaaaacgtaaaaaacacaaaaacatgaaaaatacgaaaaacatgaaaaaacgtgaataacacgaaaaagtaacaaatgcGAAAAAggaaaaacgcgaaaaaaaaggaaaaagggaaaaaccgaaaaactaaatgTGAAAACACgagaaatgaagaaaaaatgcaaaaaaaaaaaacacaataacgttaataacaCGAGAAAACGTACAATTTATAGTAATAGATTTAAGGGTAATATTGTCTTTTGAAtggaaaaattatatattctattatatcttattccaccaaccaaacatatGAATAGTTATTCATAGggaatttctattccattctttgTTATTCTATTCCATTCCGCGAATCAAACAACACTTTACCATTTATGTATGTTTTTGGTGCTTAATTTGTGCATAATACATGTGAAtctcttttttgtgttttatatatacaattgaaaataaaaaaaaaaaatacaaaaaatctatatttagtggttagaaaatattttccaatatCGTAGTCAAACACAGGGAAATATGCACAATATTTTCCATGCATAAAATTTCAAGGAGCACATTATTTCCCCCCCAAACAAACAGAGCCTTAGATATACAACTAAGAAAAAACAAATACAAATTTCACctgtggccactcaactttatctTTAGATATGTAGTATCTCTGATGTTGAATACGTTGCTGGACATTCTTGGACACATAGCAATAATGTATCGTAATACTGATCTTAGATTAAAATGCAGTTAAAAACTTTTAGTGCAGTTGGTGGAGGATCAAAGATTTATCAGTTTGCAACGTTGTCTCATCGTCTTTTCAGATACGTATCATCTGCAAATGAATACTATGCTCTTCTACAGCTTATGTTTTTCAGAATCATGTTATTCTGCTTTTGTGTGTGTGCCATAATCGTGTTATTCTGCTGGTTGGTCATCATCAGAGTCAAAACTAGTAGCCAAATGAGCTTGTGACGCCTTTTCAGGCTTCTTTTTCTAGAACAATTTAGGGAAGCCGTGTAGTTAAAATCGAGTATCTTTGATAAGTCCACTTATTTTGTTTCTTTCTCCAACTTTCTTGCTAATAAATATGTGCAAACTTCTTAGCATTGACTACTTGAAAATGATCAAGATTTGTGTTCTGGTTTTCAATTTTGTATATAATGGAAGAGGCTTTTTCACTGATGGTAGTAGAGTAGAGGAGTCGGATTGTAGGAAATGCCAGTTCTGTTTAGACGGGTTTTAAATTGTAGAAAGTGGTCAGCAACTTGGTAAGATCATCAAGTTTAGGCAAAGGTACTGAGTTTTTATGTTAATAAAGGGCCAAGTTTAAGAATTATAAATTTTGAAGTTTATGTGCCATAATAAAAGTAAGGgtaaatgtaatttacccaattctTATTAACCAAAACTGAACTTGGTGAACAAAATTTTGTATTTATGGATAAAATCAAAACATTACTTCATTGTATTGCTGGTAAAATTATACTAGCTTAATCTTAGGATTATTTCTCCAATAATTACCAAATTGATAAAGTGAGAGTGCGCTATAACTTTTAGATTTTACTTTgtagaaataaatttattttaggCTATCATTCCAAAACATAAATAAGAAATTTATGTTATTTGACCCGATAccaatgtctaaaatatttactgggTAACTAATACATTTACAAACAACTTGCTAAACGAGAAGATATATCTACTAGGATGAAATTAATCTCAAAGGTAAACGGAAATAAGACTTTCTATAGTGGAATATGTACTTGTTGCTGCTGACTTTAcctttttatgttgtaaattttatagaACTTAGAGAGGCTATTCCCTTATCATtgtattttctttctttgtacAGAGTTTTAAGGAGAAGCTTTGCAGTTGTATGCACAAATTGTAATTCTTTATTAACCAGATATTATCCAAACTGATGCTTTATTATGTATCAAAACTCCATCACAAGATTTACACAAACTGCAGAGAATTTTCGTCATTGTCAACTACACTTATTTACTACTTCTTTTGTGATTTCAGCTCGTTTACCCTCTCCTCCGTCGCCTTTAGTGCCTTTCCATAGATGCTGATTAGCTGCGACCAAAGATTTCAAAAGCTTTAGTAGATGAATATATACGTATAACTTCATCAACTTctaagagaaaaataaaatatgcatACAGATATGTACCTCGTCAACCTCTTCAGGGGTGATTATGAATGGTGGAGACATCAGTATGTTATCCCCAGCAATACGAACTAACATTCCATTCTTCTCGCATTGTGCTCCGAAATATGCACCTATCCCTGGATCCCAACTCACAAAAGTATCAATAACTAGGATAACTGAAGACATAGCAAACACAGAAAAATGCTTCAATTCCCTTCTAGTCAATGTGTATGATGCACTAAGATATATATGTCGGGTATATGGAAAACACGCAAAAGAAGATGAAACTTGCCCCATTCAGGAGGAAAAGGATCATTTGGTGATTTATTGTTAGCAAACTCTGTACCAAGAATCAAGCCAGTTCCCCGAATCTGTAAGCATGAAGAGGATATTAGCTAGTGTCTGTCACTTGTTCACTCCCATCTGTCAACTTAATTTAAGCATTTGTTACAGAGACTTTACCTCTCCTATGATAGGGCTATCTGAAAACGCTTTTACACCATCTTGAAATTTAGGTGCAATTCTACTTACCATCTCAGGAATGTTTCTCTCCCTGCAAATTATAAACATTTTAGCACCGCATTTTGCATAAGCGAAGCAGAGTTcatgtttgataatttattgaccattatttatttgaaaatttaacACCACAAAATGCACCATCAATTAGGCATGTTTCTATTCTTATGATTTAACCCCAGAAAATGCACCAttaattcataataaaatttACTAGATAAATATAGTAAGCAGCATACTTGTATATCTTAAGTGCTTCAATGGCGACCGCACAAGATACGGGGTGGCCAGAATAAGTGAATCCATGAGAAAAAGTACCTGAAATCAAAATATTACGTCAAGCTTTCTAAAGTAAACATGCTTAGTAACTCCTTAATTTGAGTCATCAATTTACCAAGTTTGTCGCTCTGGGAGTATATAACCTCAGAAACTTCTGGGCTGACCATAACAGCTCCAATCGGCATATATGCAGAAGAAAGTGCCTGGAACCAAAAGTCATAGTcacaataataaatataaatcaaaCTGCCCCTGGATACGAACAGATGACAAATAAAATTTCTCGAATCTTACCTTCGCCAAGGATACAAGGTCCGGTTTAATGTTGTATTTGTCACACCCAAACATTGTACCAAGTCTTCCAAATGCACAGATTACCTACAAGTTAACAACAGCATGCTTAAGCAACCACTACCTAACCGTAACATTTTggtaatatgataaaagaaagaaaagagtacCTCATCCGCTATAAAAAGAATGTCATACTTTTTTACAACAGCTTGCACCTGcaacaatttgaaaaatatcatCTCAAGCTCAAATAAGATTTCCAAAAATACTTGAGCAGACCAGCACATAAGCGTTTTTCTCGTCCTTTTAAGCATCTATACAAGGCACTTCTATGTGGAAGATTTCACCTCACCTTTTCGAAATAAGTTGCAGGGGGTGGTATCACGCCTCCTGCCCCCATCACGGGTTCAGCAATAAAAGCAGCAATCTGAAGTGAACATACATGGAAAGTGAGAAACATAAGACAATTCTTGCAATGCTGAAATGACAGCAAGTTGGAGTTTAATTACCGTTTCTGGTCCCTCTTTCAGGATGAGATTTTCCAAATTATTGGCTAATCTGGTTGAGAATTCCTCCTCTGTCTCGCCTGATATATGAATCACATTGAACATTAACAAAATTTTATCAGTTCTGCAAGCATCTCAGGAATAAGACTAACAGCATAGGAACCTTGAAGATGATATCGCCAGTAATGAGGGCAGTCCGTGTGCAATACAAATGGAGCAGGAAGATCGAATTTTTGGTGCAGTGCTGGAAGCCTGTGGTTTAGAtttactaattaatattatcaagaGTTTCATTAGCGCTGAAGTTCTCATAAAGAAATTGCTTATGTAAAATCTCACCCAGAAAGACTAGCAGATATTAGAGTTGAACCATGGTATCTGCGagtaaataaaaactatatggTTAGTAAAATTGGAATAATGCCAACAAGGGAAAGAATAAGTTCAATGATTTCATAGTCAGGCATACGATTTTGCTCGAGCTATAAATTTCTTCTTATCTGGTCTTCCAAGGGCATTATTATAGTACCAAACTAGCTTCACCTGCAAATCAAGGGGTACAATAATTACAAAATGAAAAATGCACTACATTTTTTCAAGGTAAAAGAAATATAAATTCAAGGGCTTCCTTTGACTATTCCAACTGTTCCCCTTATTGAAATGTTATACCTGAGTGTCATTGGCTTCTGATCCACTATTTGTAAAGAAGACTTTTTCCATTTTTGTTGCAGTAAACATTTCTAGAAGTTCTGTAGCAAGATCCTGCAAGATCATTCCTTCAGAGAGCGTTTTAAGAAGAAATCCAATAAAAATCTTCCGATAATTCATTAAGCCAGGAAAAGCTCAAGTCAGTCCATTGGGGCGAGTTAACCTCTTTTCTCTATGAGAGAGACATTTGCATGGGTCAATTTTCTCAATAATCTATAGGCTTATAGTGATAAAAGGACTTCTGTTATTTTATGTGGTAAATTGGCCCATGTTTCTCACCATGGGGAAGAGTTTCAAATAATCATTTTATGATCAGATAACTATAGACAAGAAGAAAAGAGAGCATGAGATATCATAATTGAATTCCGGTACATGATTCAGTgtaataaaaagagaaagaatatGAGTACCAAAGAAGGTTTTGTAGTACGGTTCCAAAATGAATGGTAAAATGGCAACTTATTTAATTGTGACACTGCAGCATTGACAAGCCTTGGTTCGTTTCCCCCTGCATATAACACCACCATATAAGCAAGAGTGCCTCGAAGAGGCAACAATAGCTATTACAgattgttttatttataaaaaggcGTTTTTCTCTTTGAACTTTTGCAAATATTACTTCACCCATAATTGTATTAGCGATAGTAATAGGACTCATCGATGCTTCTGCCATATTGCATTAACTCGCCTAATAAAAGGTTTATATATTGGTTACTTCACATGTAGGAATTGTCTTAGAGGGTACGTCTCAACTTTTGATCATAGATGTACCCCAGCCATCACTTTATCATGTCTCATTGAGGTACCTCACTACTTAATATCAGCTGAGTGAAAAACTGCATTCTTGAACTTTCTATTGTATGGATAGTCCAGGAAGTAAAAAATATTTGACAATAGTCAGGTAAGTTGCTAATGCATATAGTTTGTTCATTAAAACATGTACTTTTGTTCAACTACTGTTTACTTTTTGTCATTTCAATGTTTAGCTATGTTGCcttttttgtttatgtttttctgCTTGCCTTTGTTTTATTTTCAGATGTGATAATATATTGTCCTTCATCATATagtataaaatagaaaaaaataataatagtaataatgaGATTCTCATTTAGCGTCTCTTTTACAGCTACTATGCACCATTTTACTATGCACCTTTTTTAATAACTTTTAGTTTACATTGGTCATTTTAAACATACATAATGATAGG is drawn from Euphorbia lathyris chromosome 9, ddEupLath1.1, whole genome shotgun sequence and contains these coding sequences:
- the LOC136206586 gene encoding gamma aminobutyrate transaminase 3, chloroplastic codes for the protein MIFYNLLRSTLKNQLVSHIKHVSTTGSGSSQKLLFQAPALSRFYGTAGSLEKEDSTNDSGGTRGFKGHDMLAPFTAGWQSTDLHPLVIDKSEGSYVYDINGKKYLDSLAGLWCTALGGNEPRLVNAAVSQLNKLPFYHSFWNRTTKPSLDLATELLEMFTATKMEKVFFTNSGSEANDTQVKLVWYYNNALGRPDKKKFIARAKSYHGSTLISASLSGLPALHQKFDLPAPFVLHTDCPHYWRYHLQGETEEEFSTRLANNLENLILKEGPETIAAFIAEPVMGAGGVIPPPATYFEKVQAVVKKYDILFIADEVICAFGRLGTMFGCDKYNIKPDLVSLAKALSSAYMPIGAVMVSPEVSEVIYSQSDKLGTFSHGFTYSGHPVSCAVAIEALKIYKERNIPEMVSRIAPKFQDGVKAFSDSPIIGEIRGTGLILGTEFANNKSPNDPFPPEWGIGAYFGAQCEKNGMLVRIAGDNILMSPPFIITPEEVDELISIYGKALKATEERVNELKSQKK